The proteins below are encoded in one region of Hordeum vulgare subsp. vulgare chromosome 3H, MorexV3_pseudomolecules_assembly, whole genome shotgun sequence:
- the LOC123440962 gene encoding uncharacterized protein LOC123440962, whose amino-acid sequence MGRKVCICLAILALVLLAGPGAKASPFAGGPASMDAAVAVRERMSSMKLEDGVAPELAMDLELHRRILAINVGQSALDGNRPSCIKNCPASGGAYTGRGCLKKYGCNGGS is encoded by the coding sequence ATGGGCAGAAAGGTGTGCATCTGTCTTGCGATCCTCGCGCTTGTTCTGCTCGCTGGCCCGGGAGCGAAGGCTTCACCCTTCGCCGGCGGCCCCGCCAGCATGGACGCGGCGGTGGCGGTGCGGGAgcggatgtcgtcgatgaagCTGGAGGATGGCGTGGCGCCGGAGCTCGCGATGGACCTGGAGCTCCACCGTCGCATCCTCGCCATCAACGTCGGCCAGAGTGCCCTGGACGGCAACAGGCCGAGCTGCATCAAAAACTGCCCGGCGAGCGGCGGCGCGTACACCGGCCGGGGCTGCCTCAAAAAATACGGATGCAACGGAGGAAGCTGA